The following proteins are co-located in the Caviibacter abscessus genome:
- a CDS encoding NCS2 family permease: protein MLKRFGKFSLRTEIIAGITTFLTMAYILGVNPAILSATGMPKQSVFIATALSAGIASILMGIIANYPVALAPGMGVNAFFTYTVVLTYGYTWQEGLSLVFLSGIIFLIISLTGVRKKIIDSIPSSLKQAIGAGIGFFIAFIGLVNSGIIVKNEATLVGIGNLRNPSTLLAIVGLLITIYLMSRNIRAALFFSLIITSVIGLILGYMGYENMPYFSNVVSVNFKYETFGSFLQGFKGIIGKKDIFIVVFTFLFVDFFDTAGTLLAICGKIGLVDENENVENINKALLADSTGTIIGSVLGTSTVTSYIESTSGVAAGGRTGVTAITTGALFLLSTLFFPLLTLITPSVVAPALICVGILMATQLSNIDWHDFTAASSGFFTIIMMILGYSIADGIAAGFIVYVITMIAKGEVKNIKITVWFLTIIFILHFSLLG from the coding sequence ATGTTAAAACGTTTTGGTAAATTCAGTTTAAGAACTGAAATTATTGCAGGAATAACGACATTTCTGACGATGGCATATATTTTAGGGGTAAATCCAGCTATATTATCAGCAACAGGTATGCCAAAACAATCAGTATTTATTGCGACTGCTCTTTCAGCAGGAATAGCTTCAATATTAATGGGAATTATTGCAAATTATCCAGTTGCACTAGCACCAGGTATGGGAGTTAATGCTTTCTTTACATACACAGTAGTATTAACTTATGGTTACACTTGGCAAGAAGGACTAAGTTTAGTTTTCTTATCTGGTATTATTTTCTTAATTATCTCATTAACAGGTGTAAGAAAAAAAATAATTGATTCTATACCTTCATCATTAAAACAAGCAATAGGGGCAGGTATAGGTTTTTTTATTGCTTTTATAGGTTTAGTTAATTCAGGAATAATAGTTAAAAATGAAGCCACTTTAGTTGGTATAGGAAATCTTAGAAATCCTTCAACGCTACTTGCTATAGTAGGACTTCTTATTACAATATATTTAATGAGTAGAAATATTAGAGCAGCTCTATTTTTCAGCTTGATTATAACATCAGTTATAGGTTTAATATTAGGATACATGGGATATGAAAATATGCCGTATTTCTCAAATGTTGTATCTGTAAATTTCAAATATGAAACATTTGGTTCATTTTTACAAGGATTTAAAGGAATAATAGGTAAAAAAGATATATTTATAGTTGTATTTACGTTCTTATTCGTTGATTTCTTTGATACTGCCGGAACGCTATTAGCAATATGCGGTAAAATTGGATTAGTTGACGAAAATGAAAATGTAGAAAATATAAATAAAGCATTACTTGCAGATTCTACAGGAACAATAATAGGATCAGTTCTTGGAACTTCAACAGTTACAAGTTATATAGAATCAACAAGTGGTGTTGCAGCTGGAGGAAGAACAGGAGTTACAGCAATAACAACAGGAGCTTTGTTCTTGCTTTCAACTTTATTCTTTCCATTACTAACGCTTATTACACCAAGCGTAGTAGCACCTGCATTAATATGTGTAGGAATATTAATGGCAACACAATTATCAAATATAGATTGGCATGATTTTACAGCTGCATCATCAGGATTTTTCACAATAATTATGATGATATTAGGATATTCAATAGCTGATGGTATTGCAGCAGGATTTATTGTATATGTTATAACAATGATAGCAAAAGGTGAAGTAAAGAACATAAAAATAACGGTTTGGTTCCTTACAATTATTTTTATACTTCATTTTTCGTTATTAGGATAG